From one Drosophila subpulchrella strain 33 F10 #4 breed RU33 chromosome 3L, RU_Dsub_v1.1 Primary Assembly, whole genome shotgun sequence genomic stretch:
- the LOC119554711 gene encoding ubiquitin-conjugating enzyme E2 R2 isoform X3, protein MTTAASTSQHATSSSTMMAGSGSLSTSGATPTTTPSSSAVRALAMEYKSLQEEPVEGFRVKLINDDNLFEWEVAIFGPPDTLYQGGYFKAHMKFPHDYPYSPPSIRFLTKVWHPNVYENGDLCISILHPPVDDPQSGELPCERWNPTQNVRTILLSVISLLNEPNTFSPANVDASVMYRRWRDSQGKDNEYPNIIRKQALAANAEAKREGIVVPMTLEDYCLKPTRKPTTESGLDANFYDDDFDLETEDDLPSDDDFDEDDDDEDEDEDEDSATASISKNNGGSSKCKNNGLGREAAAAGADDAESADDSGKGETT, encoded by the exons ATGACCACCGCCGCCTCCACATCGCAGCATGCGACATCGTCCTCCACAATGATGGCGGGCTCAGGATCCCTGTCTACCAGCGGAGCCACCCCCACGACCACGCCCAGCAGCTCGGCGGTCCGGGCCCTGGCCATGGAGTACAAGTCGTTGCAAGAGGAGCCGGTGGAGGGATTCCGCGTCAAGCTGATCAACGACGACAATCTGTTCGAATGGGAGGTGGCCATCTTCGGGCCACCGGACACCCTCTATCAGGGCGGCTACTTCAAGGCGCACATGAAGTTCCCGCACGACTACCCGTACTCACCGCCATCCATACGCTTCCTGACCAAGGTCTGGCATCCGAATGTCTACGAGAACGGGGATCTGTGCATATCCATACTGCATCCGCCGGTGGACGATCCGCAGAGCGGGGAGCTGCCCTGCGAGCGCTGGAATCCCACGCAGAACGTGCGCACCATCCTGCTGTCGGTCATCTCGCTGCTCAACGAGCCCAACACATTCTCGCCGGCGAATGTGGACGCCTCGGTCATGTACCGCCGATGGCGGGACTCACAG GGTAAGGACAATGAGTATCCTAACATCATACGCAAACAGGCCTTGGCGGCCAATGCCGAGGCCAAGCGGGAGGGCATTGTGGTGCCGATGACGCTGGAGGACTATTGCCTGAAGCCCACGCGCAAGCCCACAACGGAATCTGGCCTGGATGCCAATTTCTACGATGATGACTTCGATCTGGAGACGGAGGACGATCTGCCCTCTGATGATGACTTCGATGAGGACGACGACgatgaggatgaggacgaGGATGAGGACAGTGCCACGGCGTCGATTAGCAAAAATAATGGCGGCAGCAGCAAGTGCAAGAACAACGGGCTGGGCAGGGAGGCGGCCGCCGCCGGTGCGGACGATGCCGAGTCCGCCGACGACAGCGGCAAGGGCGAGACCACATAA
- the LOC119553248 gene encoding probable aminoacyl tRNA synthase complex-interacting multifunctional protein 2 isoform X1, with product MYELKTLLPQFDIKLPTCMYPLKNVSLAADSLASGSSTSTPASTSSCKSEASGISKTSRNAATCALDLDSLGRQIQQLLKDDTASVAARQEKVLKQLEDLKAQLGQIRAGLGVCGKTFQHTTAFQNGGLKEVPLQDVVINGHPNFIPYALLALKNAWRDLYTIDVKTFTHSTMADIGPAAREFEANLAKVPVNPALPKINVTLIWKNCEHTEMISSPTMYVPIYGEVNIIRYLGRVGPAEYRYEGSPLCNEIDLVLDICYQLLRCNTHKTQVAMVRLLDKRLQQQQYFGGSQMSVADIGVYSSLIRMPGVTDKDLTPALLAWRKRAKLVAQI from the exons ATGTACGAACTAAAGACCCTGCTGCCGCAATTCGACATCAAGCTGCCCACCTGCATGTATCCCCTGAAGAATGTGAGCCTGGCGGCGGATTCCCTGGCCAGTGGCTCCTCCACATCCACACCCGCGTCCACATCATCATGC AAATCGGAGGCCAGCGGGATCAGCAAAACAAGCCGAAACGCAGCCACATGTGCACTTGATTTGGACTCTTTAGGCCGACAAATACAGCAACTGCTAAAG GACGACACGGCTTCGGTGGCTGCCCGCCAAGAGAAGGTGCTCAAGCAGCTGGAGGACCTCAAGGCGCAACTGGGACAGATCCGGGCCGGACTCGGAGTTTGTGGCAAGACCTTCCAGCACACGACTGCCTTCCAGAATGGAGGCTTAAAGGAG GTTCCCCTGCAAGATGTTGTTATCAATGGACATCCCAACTTCATCCCCTATGCCTTGTTGGCCTTGAAAAACGCTTGGAGGGATCTGTACACGATTGATGTCAAGACCTTCACGCACTCCACTATGGCCGATATTGGACCAGCCGCTCGGGAATTCGAAGCTAACTTGGCTAAAGTTCCAGTTAACCCGGCTCTGCCGAAGATCAATGTTACGCTCATTTGGAAGAACT GCGAACACACCGAAATGATCAGCTCGCCCACGATGTACGTACCCATCTACGGAGAGGTGAACATCATCAGGTACCTGGGTCGAGTGGGTCCCGCCGAATACCGATACGAGGGCTCGCCCCTGTGCAATGAGATCGACCTCGTCCTGGACATTTGCTACCAACTGCTGCGCTGCAACACCCACAAAACGCAGGTGGCCATGGTGCGCCTGCTGGACAAGcggctgcagcagcagcagtattTCGGCGGCTCCCAGATGTCGGTGGCCGATATCGGTGTCTACAGCTCACTGATACGAATGCCCGGAGTAACCGATAAGGACCTGACGCCAGCGCTTTTGGCTTGGCGAAAACGGGCGAAGCTCGTGgctcaaatttaa
- the LOC119553248 gene encoding probable aminoacyl tRNA synthase complex-interacting multifunctional protein 2 isoform X2 translates to MYELKTLLPQFDIKLPTCMYPLKNVSLAADSLASGSSTSTPASTSSCDDTASVAARQEKVLKQLEDLKAQLGQIRAGLGVCGKTFQHTTAFQNGGLKEVPLQDVVINGHPNFIPYALLALKNAWRDLYTIDVKTFTHSTMADIGPAAREFEANLAKVPVNPALPKINVTLIWKNCEHTEMISSPTMYVPIYGEVNIIRYLGRVGPAEYRYEGSPLCNEIDLVLDICYQLLRCNTHKTQVAMVRLLDKRLQQQQYFGGSQMSVADIGVYSSLIRMPGVTDKDLTPALLAWRKRAKLVAQI, encoded by the exons ATGTACGAACTAAAGACCCTGCTGCCGCAATTCGACATCAAGCTGCCCACCTGCATGTATCCCCTGAAGAATGTGAGCCTGGCGGCGGATTCCCTGGCCAGTGGCTCCTCCACATCCACACCCGCGTCCACATCATCATGC GACGACACGGCTTCGGTGGCTGCCCGCCAAGAGAAGGTGCTCAAGCAGCTGGAGGACCTCAAGGCGCAACTGGGACAGATCCGGGCCGGACTCGGAGTTTGTGGCAAGACCTTCCAGCACACGACTGCCTTCCAGAATGGAGGCTTAAAGGAG GTTCCCCTGCAAGATGTTGTTATCAATGGACATCCCAACTTCATCCCCTATGCCTTGTTGGCCTTGAAAAACGCTTGGAGGGATCTGTACACGATTGATGTCAAGACCTTCACGCACTCCACTATGGCCGATATTGGACCAGCCGCTCGGGAATTCGAAGCTAACTTGGCTAAAGTTCCAGTTAACCCGGCTCTGCCGAAGATCAATGTTACGCTCATTTGGAAGAACT GCGAACACACCGAAATGATCAGCTCGCCCACGATGTACGTACCCATCTACGGAGAGGTGAACATCATCAGGTACCTGGGTCGAGTGGGTCCCGCCGAATACCGATACGAGGGCTCGCCCCTGTGCAATGAGATCGACCTCGTCCTGGACATTTGCTACCAACTGCTGCGCTGCAACACCCACAAAACGCAGGTGGCCATGGTGCGCCTGCTGGACAAGcggctgcagcagcagcagtattTCGGCGGCTCCCAGATGTCGGTGGCCGATATCGGTGTCTACAGCTCACTGATACGAATGCCCGGAGTAACCGATAAGGACCTGACGCCAGCGCTTTTGGCTTGGCGAAAACGGGCGAAGCTCGTGgctcaaatttaa
- the LOC119554711 gene encoding ubiquitin-conjugating enzyme E2 R2 isoform X2, with translation MFRRSENFFTNRARRQLQVGEQMTTAASTSQHATSSSTMMAGSGSLSTSGATPTTTPSSSAVRALAMEYKSLQEEPVEGFRVKLINDDNLFEWEVAIFGPPDTLYQGGYFKAHMKFPHDYPYSPPSIRFLTKVWHPNVYENGDLCISILHPPVDDPQSGELPCERWNPTQNVRTILLSVISLLNEPNTFSPANVDASVMYRRWRDSQDNEYPNIIRKQALAANAEAKREGIVVPMTLEDYCLKPTRKPTTESGLDANFYDDDFDLETEDDLPSDDDFDEDDDDEDEDEDEDSATASISKNNGGSSKCKNNGLGREAAAAGADDAESADDSGKGETT, from the exons ATGTTTCGACGTTCGGAAAACTTTTTCACCAACAGAGCACGGCGACAACTGCAAGTGGGTGAACAAATGACCACCGCCGCCTCCACATCGCAGCATGCGACATCGTCCTCCACAATGATGGCGGGCTCAGGATCCCTGTCTACCAGCGGAGCCACCCCCACGACCACGCCCAGCAGCTCGGCGGTCCGGGCCCTGGCCATGGAGTACAAGTCGTTGCAAGAGGAGCCGGTGGAGGGATTCCGCGTCAAGCTGATCAACGACGACAATCTGTTCGAATGGGAGGTGGCCATCTTCGGGCCACCGGACACCCTCTATCAGGGCGGCTACTTCAAGGCGCACATGAAGTTCCCGCACGACTACCCGTACTCACCGCCATCCATACGCTTCCTGACCAAGGTCTGGCATCCGAATGTCTACGAGAACGGGGATCTGTGCATATCCATACTGCATCCGCCGGTGGACGATCCGCAGAGCGGGGAGCTGCCCTGCGAGCGCTGGAATCCCACGCAGAACGTGCGCACCATCCTGCTGTCGGTCATCTCGCTGCTCAACGAGCCCAACACATTCTCGCCGGCGAATGTGGACGCCTCGGTCATGTACCGCCGATGGCGGGACTCACAG GACAATGAGTATCCTAACATCATACGCAAACAGGCCTTGGCGGCCAATGCCGAGGCCAAGCGGGAGGGCATTGTGGTGCCGATGACGCTGGAGGACTATTGCCTGAAGCCCACGCGCAAGCCCACAACGGAATCTGGCCTGGATGCCAATTTCTACGATGATGACTTCGATCTGGAGACGGAGGACGATCTGCCCTCTGATGATGACTTCGATGAGGACGACGACgatgaggatgaggacgaGGATGAGGACAGTGCCACGGCGTCGATTAGCAAAAATAATGGCGGCAGCAGCAAGTGCAAGAACAACGGGCTGGGCAGGGAGGCGGCCGCCGCCGGTGCGGACGATGCCGAGTCCGCCGACGACAGCGGCAAGGGCGAGACCACATAA
- the LOC119554711 gene encoding ubiquitin-conjugating enzyme E2 R2 isoform X1 → MFRRSENFFTNRARRQLQVGEQMTTAASTSQHATSSSTMMAGSGSLSTSGATPTTTPSSSAVRALAMEYKSLQEEPVEGFRVKLINDDNLFEWEVAIFGPPDTLYQGGYFKAHMKFPHDYPYSPPSIRFLTKVWHPNVYENGDLCISILHPPVDDPQSGELPCERWNPTQNVRTILLSVISLLNEPNTFSPANVDASVMYRRWRDSQGKDNEYPNIIRKQALAANAEAKREGIVVPMTLEDYCLKPTRKPTTESGLDANFYDDDFDLETEDDLPSDDDFDEDDDDEDEDEDEDSATASISKNNGGSSKCKNNGLGREAAAAGADDAESADDSGKGETT, encoded by the exons ATGTTTCGACGTTCGGAAAACTTTTTCACCAACAGAGCACGGCGACAACTGCAAGTGGGTGAACAAATGACCACCGCCGCCTCCACATCGCAGCATGCGACATCGTCCTCCACAATGATGGCGGGCTCAGGATCCCTGTCTACCAGCGGAGCCACCCCCACGACCACGCCCAGCAGCTCGGCGGTCCGGGCCCTGGCCATGGAGTACAAGTCGTTGCAAGAGGAGCCGGTGGAGGGATTCCGCGTCAAGCTGATCAACGACGACAATCTGTTCGAATGGGAGGTGGCCATCTTCGGGCCACCGGACACCCTCTATCAGGGCGGCTACTTCAAGGCGCACATGAAGTTCCCGCACGACTACCCGTACTCACCGCCATCCATACGCTTCCTGACCAAGGTCTGGCATCCGAATGTCTACGAGAACGGGGATCTGTGCATATCCATACTGCATCCGCCGGTGGACGATCCGCAGAGCGGGGAGCTGCCCTGCGAGCGCTGGAATCCCACGCAGAACGTGCGCACCATCCTGCTGTCGGTCATCTCGCTGCTCAACGAGCCCAACACATTCTCGCCGGCGAATGTGGACGCCTCGGTCATGTACCGCCGATGGCGGGACTCACAG GGTAAGGACAATGAGTATCCTAACATCATACGCAAACAGGCCTTGGCGGCCAATGCCGAGGCCAAGCGGGAGGGCATTGTGGTGCCGATGACGCTGGAGGACTATTGCCTGAAGCCCACGCGCAAGCCCACAACGGAATCTGGCCTGGATGCCAATTTCTACGATGATGACTTCGATCTGGAGACGGAGGACGATCTGCCCTCTGATGATGACTTCGATGAGGACGACGACgatgaggatgaggacgaGGATGAGGACAGTGCCACGGCGTCGATTAGCAAAAATAATGGCGGCAGCAGCAAGTGCAAGAACAACGGGCTGGGCAGGGAGGCGGCCGCCGCCGGTGCGGACGATGCCGAGTCCGCCGACGACAGCGGCAAGGGCGAGACCACATAA